The Paraburkholderia acidisoli genome contains a region encoding:
- a CDS encoding isovaleryl-CoA dehydrogenase — protein sequence MTDPANPAPNALCAGTTHDVTNQAPPLENYNLFTVDVALGEALVRANAGWHRDTLVRHGAKLGEAATLALADLANRHEPELHTHSPRGERIDAIEFHPAWHRLLALLREEGLHALPFAEPRPGAMAARCAGYFLHAQLESGSLCPLTMTFASIPVLMREPALFETLRAPLFTREHDARDVPLAQKRSIMIGMGMTEKQGGSDVRSNRTEARPALAQTGRGAPYLLTGHKWFFSAPQCDAHLVLARTTGHDALSCFFVPRFRPDGTKNAVNVQRLKNKLGNRSNASSEVEFFDAWGVMIGDEGRGVPTIIEMANFTRLDCVIGSAALMRAALVQAIHHARHRSAFGRALADQPLMQNVLADLALESEAATVLFMRLARAFEESQGDGVRDGNGDADTALEARAWRRIVTPAAKFWVCKRALAFTGEAMEVWGGNGYVEEGPMARFYREAPVNSIWEGSGNVMCLDVLRALEREADAAQALFLAWRRAAQGDAVLSAALDRLAALLNGAPGTREASARRAAQQLVLIAQAVLLREGDGPRESADAFIATRLGEHDADCDRVFGTLPARFDHAAIVERALPSH from the coding sequence ATGACCGATCCAGCGAACCCCGCCCCGAACGCGTTATGTGCCGGCACGACGCACGACGTCACGAACCAGGCGCCGCCGCTCGAGAACTACAACCTGTTCACCGTCGACGTCGCGCTCGGCGAGGCACTCGTGCGCGCCAACGCGGGCTGGCACCGCGACACGCTCGTGCGCCACGGCGCGAAGCTCGGCGAGGCCGCCACGCTCGCGCTCGCCGACCTCGCCAATCGCCACGAACCCGAACTGCACACGCACAGCCCGCGCGGCGAGCGCATCGACGCCATCGAATTTCATCCCGCGTGGCACCGCCTGCTCGCGCTGCTGCGCGAGGAAGGCCTGCACGCGCTGCCGTTCGCCGAGCCGCGCCCGGGCGCGATGGCCGCGCGCTGCGCGGGCTACTTTCTGCATGCGCAGCTCGAATCGGGTTCGCTGTGTCCGCTGACGATGACGTTCGCGAGCATTCCCGTGCTGATGCGCGAGCCCGCCCTCTTCGAAACGCTGCGCGCCCCGCTCTTCACGCGCGAACACGACGCGCGCGACGTGCCGCTCGCGCAGAAGCGCTCGATCATGATCGGCATGGGCATGACCGAGAAGCAAGGCGGCTCCGACGTGCGCAGCAACCGCACCGAGGCGCGGCCCGCGCTCGCGCAGACGGGGCGCGGCGCGCCGTACCTGCTCACCGGCCACAAGTGGTTCTTTTCGGCGCCGCAGTGCGATGCGCATCTCGTGCTCGCGCGCACGACCGGTCACGACGCGTTGTCGTGCTTTTTCGTGCCGCGCTTTCGCCCCGACGGCACGAAGAACGCCGTCAACGTGCAGCGCCTGAAGAACAAGCTCGGCAACCGCTCGAACGCGAGCAGCGAAGTCGAATTCTTCGACGCCTGGGGCGTGATGATCGGCGACGAAGGCCGTGGCGTGCCCACCATCATCGAAATGGCGAACTTCACGCGGCTCGACTGCGTGATCGGCAGCGCGGCGCTCATGCGCGCGGCGCTCGTGCAGGCGATTCACCATGCGCGCCATCGCAGCGCGTTCGGCCGCGCGCTCGCCGACCAGCCGCTCATGCAGAACGTGCTCGCCGACCTCGCGCTCGAATCCGAAGCCGCGACCGTGCTGTTCATGCGCCTCGCGCGCGCGTTCGAAGAGAGTCAGGGCGATGGCGTGCGTGATGGCAACGGCGATGCCGATACGGCGCTCGAGGCGCGCGCGTGGCGGCGCATCGTCACGCCGGCGGCGAAGTTCTGGGTCTGCAAGCGCGCGCTCGCGTTCACGGGCGAGGCGATGGAAGTCTGGGGCGGCAACGGTTATGTCGAAGAAGGGCCGATGGCGCGCTTTTACCGCGAGGCGCCCGTCAACTCGATCTGGGAAGGCTCGGGCAACGTGATGTGTCTCGACGTGCTGCGCGCGCTCGAACGCGAGGCCGACGCCGCGCAGGCGCTGTTTCTCGCATGGCGGCGCGCGGCGCAAGGCGACGCGGTGCTGAGCGCGGCGCTCGACCGGCTCGCGGCGCTGCTCAACGGCGCGCCGGGCACGCGCGAGGCGAGCGCGCGGCGCGCCGCGCAGCAGCTCGTGCTGATCGCGCAGGCCGTGCTACTGCGCGAGGGCGACGGCCCGCGTGAGTCTGCCGACGCTTTCATCGCCACGCGTCTCGGCGAACACGACGCCGACTGCGACCGCGTGTTCGGCACGCTGCCCGCGCGCTTCGACCACGCGGCGATCGTCGAGCGCGCGTTGCCGTCGCACTGA
- a CDS encoding coniferyl aldehyde dehydrogenase, translating to MKHDLPDSLARNADDPNAGSPYAGSPTAGGPHAGSPHAGGPHSDLHALLALQREAYRREPYPAWEARARNLKALRDVLFAHRDAFAEAMNADFGQRAQGEVALAEFVALKQEIDHALKHGARWMKPQRRAVGKWLLPGRAQVVPQPLGVAGIVVPWNYPLLLAAGPLVCALAAGNRAMVKMSELTPRTSALFEALIGQTFARDHVAVVNGDASVGAAFSALPFDHLLFTGSTRVGHEVMRAAAANLTPVTLELGGKSPALIGEHARFDYAVDSLLLGKTLNAGQTCIAPDYVLVPRGREAAFIERARTRFAQLYPDFERNRDYTSIISARHFERLQRLADEAQAHGAQLHALGTHDAATRRFAPVIVTNASENSALMQEEIFGPLWPVVPYDTLDDALRYVNTRARPLALYLYADDARTVERVTRETVAGGMSVNETLMHIVAEGLPFGGVGASGMGAYHGYDGFCTFSKLKPVFTQSRVNGRKLIAPPYGRWFELVIKLMLKL from the coding sequence ATGAAGCACGATCTGCCCGACTCGCTGGCCCGCAACGCCGATGATCCCAACGCCGGTAGCCCGTACGCCGGGAGCCCGACTGCCGGTGGCCCGCACGCCGGTAGCCCGCACGCCGGTGGCCCGCACTCCGACCTCCACGCGCTGCTCGCGTTGCAGCGCGAGGCGTATCGGCGCGAGCCTTATCCCGCGTGGGAGGCGCGCGCGCGCAACCTGAAAGCGCTGCGCGACGTGCTGTTCGCGCACCGCGACGCCTTCGCCGAAGCCATGAACGCCGACTTCGGCCAGCGCGCCCAGGGCGAAGTCGCGCTCGCGGAATTCGTCGCGCTGAAGCAGGAGATCGATCACGCGCTCAAGCACGGCGCGCGCTGGATGAAGCCGCAGCGGCGCGCCGTCGGCAAATGGCTGCTGCCGGGCCGCGCGCAGGTCGTGCCGCAGCCGCTCGGCGTGGCGGGCATCGTCGTGCCGTGGAACTATCCGCTGCTGCTCGCGGCCGGGCCGCTCGTGTGCGCGCTCGCGGCGGGCAATCGCGCGATGGTCAAGATGTCGGAACTGACGCCGCGCACCTCGGCGCTGTTCGAGGCGCTGATCGGCCAGACTTTCGCGCGCGACCACGTGGCGGTCGTGAACGGCGACGCCTCGGTGGGCGCCGCGTTCAGCGCGCTGCCCTTCGACCACTTGCTGTTCACGGGCTCGACGCGCGTGGGCCACGAAGTCATGCGCGCGGCCGCCGCGAATCTCACGCCGGTCACGCTGGAGCTGGGCGGCAAGTCGCCCGCGCTGATCGGCGAGCACGCGCGCTTCGACTACGCCGTGGATAGTCTGCTGCTCGGCAAGACGCTCAACGCGGGCCAGACCTGCATCGCGCCCGACTACGTGCTCGTGCCGCGCGGCCGGGAAGCGGCATTCATCGAGCGCGCGCGCACGCGGTTCGCGCAGTTGTATCCCGACTTCGAACGCAACCGCGACTACACCTCCATCATCTCGGCGCGCCACTTCGAGCGCCTGCAACGGCTCGCCGACGAAGCGCAGGCGCACGGCGCGCAACTGCACGCGCTCGGCACGCACGACGCCGCGACGCGCCGCTTCGCGCCCGTGATCGTGACGAACGCGAGCGAGAACAGCGCGCTGATGCAGGAGGAAATTTTCGGGCCGCTCTGGCCGGTCGTGCCCTACGACACGCTCGACGACGCGCTGCGCTACGTGAACACGCGCGCTCGCCCGCTCGCCCTCTATCTCTATGCCGACGACGCGCGCACCGTCGAGCGCGTGACGCGCGAAACGGTGGCGGGCGGGATGTCGGTGAACGAGACGCTCATGCATATCGTCGCCGAGGGGCTGCCGTTCGGCGGCGTGGGCGCGAGCGGCATGGGCGCGTACCACGGCTACGACGGCTTCTGCACGTTTTCGAAGCTCAAGCCCGTCTTCACGCAGTCGCGCGTGAACGGACGCAAGCTCATCGCGCCGCCTTACGGGCGCTGGTTCGAGCTGGTGATCAAGCTGATGTTGAAGCTGTGA
- a CDS encoding EscU/YscU/HrcU family type III secretion system export apparatus switch protein, producing MSPPNRRSAAALAYDAPGGDAAPRVVAKGYGLVADMIVQRAKEAGLYVHEAPEMVSLLMRLDLDAKIPPELYQAVAELLAWLHRLEALDDKKAADAAKAAAPHAGAKVAGSYPRDIRELRFARPALPGATKK from the coding sequence ATGAGTCCCCCGAACCGCAGGAGCGCCGCGGCGCTCGCCTATGACGCGCCCGGCGGCGACGCCGCGCCGCGCGTGGTCGCGAAAGGTTATGGCCTCGTCGCGGACATGATCGTGCAGCGCGCGAAGGAAGCGGGCCTTTATGTGCACGAGGCGCCGGAAATGGTCTCGCTGCTGATGCGCCTCGATCTCGACGCGAAGATCCCGCCCGAGCTGTACCAGGCCGTGGCGGAACTGCTCGCCTGGCTGCATCGCCTCGAAGCGCTCGACGACAAGAAAGCCGCCGATGCCGCCAAGGCCGCCGCGCCCCATGCCGGCGCGAAGGTCGCGGGCAGCTATCCGCGCGACATCCGCGAATTGCGCTTCGCGCGTCCGGCGCTGCCGGGCGCGACGAAGAAATAG
- the fliK gene encoding flagellar hook-length control protein FliK, giving the protein MNGIDTGAASLLASRIAALTPVGPQEAGGTTQSGVSALATGATALADTQQNAGATPQDSAQTVLSAVALALDAIIRSGGEATPAVMGRAPVWANPDSSADPNAAQADAATLPLPGMLAAEVAQTAEAAQAALLAALDGDANAATQTDAADPTQTTQTAQNAQGAAAAQAQSGPVAALAASLAQTVSTSGLFYEAHLAQWLRGQYSLAQLAEEPQNRLASGDTQLPLDWSQSADDVDDVQWIDTFSSAHSDAQAASRNDANAAARNLPLPGDARTDANGNPLLGSRDTPGRASLLADTLMPAHDGAAQAGNAAVHAATVPLVRQQLDMLATGEFRWNGEAWPGVRLDWSIQEDRYEGRDGRDGRPGGDDPTPWRTRLTLALPKLGTVDAELTLTGSTLAVRVQASEGRAARLNEHSEALRGRLEALGLTLAGFSIREVGSAADPLNAADAAKAASATSAYAAQTAAQTATHAATPTATQTATSAEASSAEATAAATDDWERG; this is encoded by the coding sequence ATGAACGGAATCGATACCGGAGCCGCATCGCTCCTCGCGAGCCGCATCGCGGCGCTCACGCCGGTCGGCCCGCAAGAGGCCGGCGGCACGACGCAGTCCGGCGTTTCCGCGCTGGCCACGGGCGCGACCGCGCTCGCCGACACCCAGCAGAACGCCGGCGCCACGCCGCAGGACTCGGCGCAGACCGTGCTTTCGGCGGTCGCGCTCGCGCTCGACGCGATCATCCGCTCGGGCGGCGAGGCCACTCCGGCCGTGATGGGCCGCGCGCCCGTGTGGGCCAATCCGGATTCCAGCGCCGATCCCAACGCCGCCCAGGCCGACGCCGCCACGCTGCCGCTGCCCGGCATGCTCGCGGCCGAAGTTGCCCAGACCGCCGAAGCGGCGCAGGCGGCCTTGCTCGCCGCGCTCGACGGCGACGCCAACGCGGCTACCCAAACTGACGCCGCCGACCCCACGCAAACGACCCAGACCGCGCAGAACGCCCAGGGCGCGGCCGCCGCGCAGGCGCAATCCGGCCCCGTCGCGGCGCTCGCGGCCTCGCTCGCGCAGACCGTGAGCACGAGCGGCCTGTTCTACGAAGCGCATCTCGCGCAATGGCTGCGCGGCCAGTACTCGCTCGCCCAGCTCGCCGAGGAGCCGCAGAACCGCCTCGCCTCCGGCGACACGCAGTTGCCGCTCGACTGGTCGCAGTCCGCCGACGATGTCGACGACGTGCAGTGGATCGACACGTTTTCGAGCGCGCACAGCGACGCGCAAGCCGCCTCCCGCAACGACGCCAACGCCGCCGCGCGCAATCTGCCGCTGCCGGGCGACGCGCGCACCGACGCGAACGGCAACCCGCTGCTGGGCTCGCGCGACACGCCGGGCCGCGCCTCGCTGCTCGCCGACACGCTGATGCCCGCGCACGACGGCGCCGCGCAGGCCGGTAACGCCGCGGTGCACGCGGCCACCGTGCCGCTCGTGCGCCAGCAGCTCGACATGCTCGCGACCGGCGAATTCCGCTGGAACGGCGAGGCGTGGCCGGGCGTGCGGCTCGACTGGAGCATCCAGGAAGATCGCTACGAAGGACGCGACGGGCGCGACGGCCGCCCCGGCGGCGACGACCCGACGCCGTGGCGCACGCGCCTCACGCTCGCGCTGCCGAAGCTCGGCACCGTCGACGCCGAACTGACGCTCACGGGCTCGACGCTCGCCGTGCGCGTGCAGGCGAGCGAAGGCCGCGCCGCGCGCCTCAACGAACACAGCGAAGCGCTGCGCGGGCGGCTCGAAGCGCTCGGCCTGACGCTCGCGGGCTTTTCGATCCGCGAAGTGGGCAGCGCCGCCGACCCGCTCAATGCCGCCGACGCCGCCAAAGCCGCGAGCGCGACCAGCGCCTATGCGGCACAAACGGCGGCACAAACGGCGACGCACGCAGCCACACCGACAGCCACACAAACGGCGACATCGGCCGAAGCGTCTTCCGCCGAAGCCACGGCCGCCGCCACCGACGACTGGGAGCGCGGATGA
- a CDS encoding flagellar protein FliT: MSSKADYFARYEAIAAVSGQMLLAAQDSHWNVLIDLQEEYRLLVDALKSFETAVRLTTAERARKYELIRQILADDAAIRDLANPCMARLSALFYGATQPSRVLQEMYGAR; this comes from the coding sequence ATGAGTTCAAAAGCAGACTACTTCGCCCGCTATGAAGCGATAGCGGCCGTTTCGGGGCAAATGCTCCTCGCGGCGCAAGATTCGCACTGGAATGTTCTGATCGATCTGCAGGAGGAATACCGCCTGCTGGTCGACGCCCTGAAGAGTTTCGAGACCGCCGTGCGGCTCACGACCGCCGAGCGCGCGCGCAAATACGAGTTGATCCGCCAGATCCTCGCCGACGACGCCGCGATCCGCGATCTCGCGAATCCGTGCATGGCGCGACTTTCCGCGCTCTTCTACGGCGCCACGCAGCCCTCGCGGGTGCTGCAGGAGATGTACGGGGCACGCTGA
- the fliS gene encoding flagellar export chaperone FliS — MFSQAQFGANAYARVGVETGIMGASPHQLIVLLYQGARQAIAQARMHLQAGNVGPRCEAVGKAIRIVESGLQLALNVEAGGEIAKRLNSLYSYMTKRLLEANINQSETMLIEVDGLLATLEEAWLGIAPEAARMMAERASAPAGSVTR; from the coding sequence ATGTTTTCCCAAGCCCAATTTGGAGCCAACGCATACGCACGCGTAGGCGTCGAAACCGGGATTATGGGCGCGAGTCCGCATCAACTGATCGTGCTGCTGTATCAGGGCGCGCGGCAGGCGATCGCACAGGCGCGCATGCATTTGCAGGCGGGCAATGTCGGCCCGCGCTGCGAAGCGGTCGGCAAGGCGATCCGGATCGTCGAAAGCGGGCTGCAGCTCGCGTTGAACGTCGAAGCGGGCGGCGAAATCGCAAAACGGCTGAATTCGCTGTACAGCTACATGACGAAGCGCCTGCTGGAAGCCAATATCAATCAGAGCGAGACCATGCTGATCGAAGTCGATGGACTGCTGGCAACGCTCGAGGAAGCCTGGTTGGGGATAGCGCCGGAAGCGGCGCGGATGATGGCCGAACGGGCCTCCGCGCCCGCCGGCTCGGTGACGAGATGA
- the fliE gene encoding flagellar hook-basal body complex protein FliE, whose product MTVPVSPLTSALSQIQSMATQAAGSPTAADEKSGAATAGGFAAALKSSLDKISDDQQKAVGESQAFELGASNVSLNDVMVDMQKANIGFQFGLQVRNKLVAAYTDIMQIQV is encoded by the coding sequence ATGACCGTTCCAGTATCTCCGCTCACGTCCGCCCTGTCCCAGATCCAGTCGATGGCGACGCAGGCGGCCGGCAGCCCCACCGCAGCCGACGAAAAGTCGGGCGCGGCGACGGCGGGCGGGTTCGCGGCGGCGTTGAAGTCGTCGCTCGACAAGATCAGCGACGACCAGCAGAAGGCAGTCGGCGAATCCCAGGCGTTCGAACTCGGCGCGAGCAACGTGTCGCTCAACGACGTGATGGTCGACATGCAAAAAGCCAATATCGGCTTTCAGTTCGGACTGCAGGTTCGCAACAAGCTCGTGGCGGCTTATACGGACATCATGCAGATTCAGGTCTGA
- the fliG gene encoding flagellar motor switch protein FliG — MSAEGATKSALLLMSIGEEEASEVFKFLGPREVQKIGAAMAALKNVKREEIDEVLQEFVKESEQHTAFSLDSNDYIRNVLTKALGEDKAGVIIDRILQGGDTSGIEGLKWMDSGSVAELIKNEHPQIIATILVHLDRDQASEISSCFTERLRNDVLLRIATLDGIQPQALRELDEVLAGLLSGSDNLKRSPMGGIRTAAEILNFMTSQHEEGVIENVRQYDAELAQKIIDQMFVFENLLDLEDRAIQLLLKEVESEALIISLKGAPPALRTKFLANMSQRAAELLAEDLDARGPVRVSEVEQQQRRILQIVRNLAESGQIVLGGKAEDAYV; from the coding sequence ATGAGCGCTGAAGGAGCAACCAAGAGCGCGCTGCTGCTCATGTCGATCGGCGAGGAAGAGGCCTCCGAGGTCTTCAAGTTCCTCGGGCCGCGCGAAGTGCAGAAAATTGGGGCCGCGATGGCGGCGCTCAAGAACGTCAAGCGCGAGGAAATCGACGAGGTGCTGCAGGAGTTCGTGAAGGAGTCCGAGCAGCACACGGCGTTCTCGCTCGACTCGAACGACTACATCCGCAACGTGCTGACGAAGGCGCTGGGCGAGGACAAGGCCGGCGTGATCATCGACCGCATTCTGCAAGGCGGCGACACGAGCGGCATCGAAGGCCTCAAGTGGATGGACTCGGGCTCGGTCGCGGAACTCATCAAGAACGAGCACCCGCAGATCATCGCGACGATCCTCGTGCATCTGGACCGCGATCAGGCTTCGGAAATCTCGTCGTGCTTCACGGAACGCCTGCGCAACGACGTGCTGCTGCGGATCGCGACGCTCGACGGCATTCAGCCGCAGGCGCTGCGCGAGCTCGACGAAGTGCTCGCGGGCCTGCTCTCGGGTAGCGACAACCTCAAGCGCAGCCCGATGGGCGGCATCCGCACGGCGGCCGAAATCCTCAACTTCATGACGAGCCAGCATGAAGAAGGCGTGATCGAGAACGTGCGCCAGTACGACGCCGAACTCGCGCAGAAGATCATCGACCAGATGTTCGTGTTCGAGAACCTGCTCGACCTCGAAGACCGCGCGATCCAGCTGCTGCTCAAGGAAGTGGAGTCGGAAGCGCTCATCATTTCGCTCAAGGGCGCGCCGCCCGCGCTGCGTACCAAGTTCCTCGCGAACATGTCGCAGCGCGCCGCCGAACTGCTCGCCGAAGACCTCGACGCGCGCGGTCCGGTGCGTGTCTCGGAAGTGGAACAGCAACAGCGCCGCATCCTCCAGATCGTGCGCAATCTCGCCGAAAGCGGTCAGATCGTGCTAGGCGGCAAGGCAGAAGATGCATATGTCTGA
- the fliH gene encoding flagellar assembly protein FliH yields the protein MHMSEHDSNALRAAYQRWEMASFDPPPPPPPPPTPDESAAFETQLQQLRDAAHQEGLRAGHVAGQALGYQAGHDQGRQQGFVQGLNEAHGQARLLGQLASRFSDALETAQAGIADQLVELALDIAQQVVRQYVQHDPTALVAVVREVLAGEPQLIGSPQLVVSPADLPVVEAYLMEELSTRGWTVRADPQLERGGCRALAATGETDASIRTRWERVAAALGKARPW from the coding sequence ATGCATATGTCTGAACACGACAGCAACGCGCTGCGTGCGGCCTACCAGCGCTGGGAGATGGCGTCGTTCGACCCGCCTCCCCCGCCGCCGCCGCCGCCCACGCCCGACGAGTCCGCCGCCTTCGAAACGCAGCTCCAGCAGCTGCGCGACGCCGCGCACCAGGAAGGCTTGCGCGCCGGCCACGTGGCCGGTCAGGCGCTCGGCTATCAGGCCGGTCACGATCAGGGCCGCCAGCAGGGCTTCGTGCAGGGTCTGAACGAAGCGCACGGTCAGGCGCGTTTGCTCGGCCAGCTCGCGAGCCGTTTCAGCGACGCGCTCGAAACGGCGCAGGCCGGCATTGCCGACCAGCTCGTGGAACTGGCGCTCGATATCGCCCAGCAGGTCGTGCGCCAGTACGTGCAGCACGATCCCACGGCGCTCGTGGCCGTGGTGCGTGAAGTGCTCGCGGGCGAGCCGCAGTTGATCGGTTCGCCGCAACTCGTGGTGAGCCCGGCCGACCTGCCCGTGGTCGAGGCGTACCTGATGGAAGAATTGAGCACGCGCGGCTGGACCGTGCGCGCCGACCCGCAGCTCGAACGCGGCGGCTGCCGCGCGCTCGCCGCGACGGGCGAAACGGATGCCAGCATCCGCACGCGCTGGGAGCGCGTGGCGGCCGCGCTCGGCAAGGCACGGCCATGGTAA
- the fliI gene encoding flagellar protein export ATPase FliI — translation MVSQHHTTIHTGGLTPLEQELALASFGHDPAHAGAVLVGDDGVPHHPHEALALPPTHDAAALSAPPAALDLPPALDAHETPAAPAAPAETLAKAPAEAVPAAPAVQEEAPAPYTPPANYDPNNPYLVAWNSRLRKVLDVSARAKPLRSCGRLTRAAGLVLEAVGLRLAVGAEVMIELPPGSSLPMAEAEVVGFAGDKLFLMPTTEVSGLLPGARVWPIEAAPVDNPMAGAKRLPVGWGMLGRVVDASGRPLDGLGPLNNEADAPLTAPVINPLNREPIHQVLDVGVRAINALLTVGRGQRMGLFAGSGVGKSVLLGTMARATSAEVIVIGLIGERGREVKEFIEQILGQEGLARSVVVAAPADVSPLLRMQAAAYTTSLAEYFRDQGKHVLLLMDSLTRYAMAQREIALAIGEPPATKGYPPSVFAKLPALVERTGNGPEGGGSITAFYTVLTEGDDQQDPIADSARAILDGHIVLSRALAEAGHYPAIDIEASISRAMTALIDDQHLNRTRAFKQMLSRYQRNRDLINVGAYQSGRDALLDRAIALYPRIEAFLQQGFRESATYDSSVEALGNLIGQGART, via the coding sequence ATGGTAAGCCAGCACCACACCACCATTCACACGGGCGGCCTCACGCCGCTCGAGCAGGAACTCGCGCTCGCCTCGTTCGGGCACGATCCGGCCCATGCGGGCGCCGTGCTGGTTGGCGACGACGGCGTGCCGCATCATCCGCACGAAGCGCTCGCGCTGCCGCCCACGCACGACGCCGCCGCGCTGAGCGCGCCGCCCGCCGCGCTCGACCTGCCGCCCGCGCTGGACGCGCACGAAACGCCCGCCGCGCCCGCAGCCCCGGCCGAAACGCTGGCCAAAGCCCCGGCCGAAGCCGTGCCCGCCGCGCCCGCCGTGCAGGAAGAAGCGCCCGCGCCGTACACGCCGCCGGCCAATTACGACCCGAACAATCCGTACCTCGTCGCGTGGAACTCGCGTCTGCGCAAGGTGCTCGACGTGAGCGCGCGCGCGAAGCCGCTGCGCAGCTGCGGCCGCCTCACGCGCGCCGCGGGCCTCGTGCTCGAAGCGGTGGGCCTGCGCCTCGCCGTGGGCGCCGAAGTCATGATCGAGCTGCCGCCGGGCAGTTCGCTGCCGATGGCCGAAGCCGAAGTGGTCGGTTTCGCCGGCGACAAGCTGTTCCTGATGCCGACGACCGAAGTCTCGGGCCTGTTGCCCGGCGCGCGCGTCTGGCCGATCGAAGCCGCGCCCGTCGACAATCCGATGGCGGGCGCCAAGCGCCTGCCGGTGGGCTGGGGCATGCTCGGCCGCGTGGTGGACGCCTCGGGCAGGCCGCTCGACGGCTTGGGCCCGCTCAACAACGAAGCCGACGCGCCGCTCACCGCTCCCGTCATCAACCCGCTGAACCGCGAGCCGATCCACCAGGTGCTCGACGTGGGCGTGCGCGCGATCAACGCGCTGCTCACGGTCGGCCGCGGTCAGCGCATGGGCCTGTTCGCGGGTTCGGGCGTGGGTAAGTCCGTGCTGCTCGGCACGATGGCGCGCGCGACCAGCGCCGAAGTCATCGTGATCGGGCTGATCGGCGAACGCGGCCGCGAAGTGAAGGAATTCATCGAGCAGATCCTGGGGCAGGAAGGCCTCGCGCGCTCGGTGGTCGTGGCCGCGCCGGCCGACGTCTCGCCGCTCCTGCGCATGCAGGCCGCCGCCTACACGACCTCGCTCGCCGAATACTTCCGCGATCAGGGCAAGCACGTGCTGCTGCTGATGGATTCGCTCACGCGTTACGCCATGGCGCAGCGCGAGATCGCGCTCGCGATCGGCGAACCGCCCGCGACCAAGGGTTATCCGCCTTCGGTGTTCGCGAAGCTGCCCGCGCTCGTCGAGCGCACCGGCAACGGCCCGGAGGGCGGCGGTTCGATCACGGCGTTCTACACTGTATTGACGGAAGGCGACGATCAGCAGGACCCGATCGCCGACTCGGCGCGCGCGATTCTCGACGGCCATATCGTGCTGTCCCGCGCGCTCGCGGAAGCGGGGCACTATCCGGCCATCGACATCGAGGCCTCGATCAGCCGCGCGATGACGGCGCTGATCGACGATCAGCACCTCAACCGCACGCGGGCGTTCAAGCAGATGCTGTCGCGCTACCAGCGCAACCGCGATCTCATCAACGTGGGCGCGTACCAGAGCGGGCGCGACGCGCTGCTCGACCGCGCCATCGCGCTGTATCCGCGTATCGAAGCCTTCCTGCAACAAGGCTTTCGCGAATCCGCGACTTATGACTCGAGCGTCGAAGCGCTCGGCAATCTCATTGGCCAGGGAGCCAGAACATGA
- the fliJ gene encoding flagellar export protein FliJ produces MTQHSALQTLIGLAKDDVDAATQKLGRVQRERGEVEKQLQSLITYRDEYHARFTAAARSGMAAGNVRNFQAFIDTLDAAIEQQRRILEQATERVEAAKPEWQRTKQKLGSYEVLQKRQEEAAALKQARRDQRDSDEFAARALRMRSSQQHS; encoded by the coding sequence ATGACCCAGCATTCGGCGCTGCAAACCCTCATCGGTCTCGCCAAGGACGATGTCGACGCGGCCACGCAAAAGCTCGGCCGCGTGCAGCGCGAGCGCGGCGAAGTCGAAAAGCAGCTGCAGTCGCTCATCACCTACCGCGACGAGTACCACGCGCGCTTCACCGCCGCCGCGCGCTCGGGCATGGCCGCCGGCAACGTGCGCAACTTCCAGGCGTTCATCGACACGCTCGACGCGGCGATCGAACAGCAGCGCCGCATTCTGGAACAGGCCACCGAGCGCGTGGAAGCCGCCAAGCCCGAATGGCAGCGCACCAAGCAGAAGCTCGGCTCGTACGAAGTGCTGCAAAAGCGCCAGGAAGAAGCCGCGGCGCTCAAGCAGGCGCGCCGCGACCAGCGCGATTCCGACGAGTTCGCCGCGCGCGCGTTGCGCATGCGCTCGTCGCAGCAACATTCATAA